In Archangium violaceum, the following are encoded in one genomic region:
- a CDS encoding ABC transporter ATP-binding protein translates to MAAGEVLALVGENGAGKSTLMNVLYGLYQADSGDILANGQPVRLRSPRDAIARGIGMVHQHFMLVPTLTVAENVVLGREPSRWGRLDLDRACAEVAATCERFGFKLDPRARVDTLTVGSQQKVEIVKALHRGAQVLILDEPTAVLTPQESDDLFRVARGLAAGGRTVVFISHKLREVLSVADRVAVMRRGKLVAEVRAANTSCAELAALMVGESRVPQAEAQTYHPPQGEKLLEARGLRARGADGRPAVRGVSLEVHAGEIVGIAGVDGNGQRELAEVLTGLRPLDEGGGHLLGAPLTGLTPAEARHRGVGHVPEDRLWRAVVKAMTVEENVALGRQDQAPFAKGLRVDFEGRRERTQGLLKAYDVRPPDPMVPLQALSGGNQQKVVVARELDAAPKLLVVVQPTRGLDIGAVAQVQAKLREARDRGAGVLLVSLDLEEVLALSDRIYVFFEGRVTGTFTRPEFDEREIGRRMLGGNGQEVVHG, encoded by the coding sequence ATCGCCGCCGGGGAGGTGCTCGCCCTGGTTGGCGAGAACGGCGCCGGCAAGTCCACCCTGATGAACGTCCTCTATGGGCTCTATCAGGCCGACTCCGGTGACATCCTCGCCAATGGTCAGCCGGTGCGTCTGCGCAGCCCCAGGGACGCCATCGCCCGGGGCATCGGCATGGTGCACCAGCACTTCATGCTCGTCCCCACCCTGACGGTGGCCGAGAACGTGGTGCTCGGCCGCGAGCCCTCGCGCTGGGGACGGTTGGACCTGGACCGCGCCTGCGCGGAGGTGGCCGCCACCTGCGAGCGCTTCGGCTTCAAGCTGGATCCCCGCGCCCGGGTGGACACCCTCACGGTCGGCTCGCAGCAGAAGGTGGAGATCGTCAAGGCGCTCCACCGGGGCGCCCAGGTGCTCATCCTCGACGAGCCCACCGCCGTGCTCACCCCCCAGGAGTCGGACGACCTCTTCCGGGTGGCGCGCGGCCTGGCGGCGGGCGGGCGCACGGTGGTCTTCATCAGCCACAAGCTGCGCGAGGTGTTGAGCGTGGCCGATCGGGTCGCCGTGATGCGGCGCGGCAAGCTGGTGGCCGAGGTACGCGCCGCCAACACCAGCTGCGCGGAGCTGGCCGCGTTGATGGTGGGTGAGTCGCGCGTCCCCCAGGCCGAGGCCCAGACGTACCACCCGCCCCAGGGAGAGAAGTTGCTGGAGGCCAGGGGCCTCCGGGCGCGAGGGGCCGACGGGCGGCCGGCGGTGCGCGGGGTGTCCCTGGAGGTGCACGCGGGAGAAATCGTGGGCATCGCCGGGGTGGACGGCAACGGCCAGCGCGAGCTCGCCGAGGTGCTCACGGGCCTGCGCCCCCTGGACGAGGGCGGAGGCCACCTGTTGGGCGCGCCGCTCACGGGGCTGACGCCCGCCGAGGCCCGGCACCGAGGCGTGGGGCACGTGCCCGAGGACCGGCTGTGGCGCGCGGTGGTGAAGGCCATGACGGTGGAGGAGAACGTGGCCCTGGGGAGACAGGACCAGGCGCCCTTCGCCAAGGGGCTCCGGGTGGACTTCGAGGGCCGGCGCGAGCGGACCCAGGGGCTGCTGAAGGCCTATGACGTGCGGCCGCCGGACCCGATGGTGCCGCTGCAGGCGCTCTCGGGCGGCAACCAGCAGAAGGTGGTGGTGGCGCGCGAGCTGGACGCGGCGCCGAAGCTGCTCGTGGTGGTGCAGCCCACGCGCGGCCTGGACATCGGCGCGGTGGCGCAGGTGCAGGCGAAGCTGCGCGAGGCGCGCGACCGGGGCGCGGGTGTCCTGCTCGTTTCGTTGGATCTGGAGGAGGTCCTGGCCCTGTCCGACCGCATCTATGTCTTCTTCGAGGGGCGCGTCACCGGCACCTTCACCCGCCCCGAGTTCGACGAGCGGGAGATCGGCCGGCGCATGCTCGGCGGCAACGGCCAGGAGGTGGTCCATGGGTGA
- a CDS encoding thymidine phosphorylase yields MRPYELIKAKRDGKKLAPEDIRAFIEAYTSGAVPDYQMSALCMAVFFRGLDAVELGAWARAMLESGEVVDLSDTPGVKVDKHSTGGVGDKVSLSLAPLAAACGVPVPMISGRGLGHTGGTVDKLESIPGFRMDVPVSEYRRLVREVGCCLISQTASIAPADKKLYALRDVTATVDCIPLIASSIMSKKLAEGIDALVLDVKVGSGAFMKKVEDARTLARTMIGIGAEMGRKVTALLTDMDQPLGRAVGNALEVVEAVEMLRGRAPEDYTEVTLALTAEMLVLGRKAASVDEARQKLARAIQDGSAVRKFKEIVQAQGGDPRAIDDYGLLPRARSTVDVLASQGGFVTAIDTEAVGMAAVVLGAGRQRVDSIIDPAVGFTLLRKVGEPVKAGEPIVRIHFSEEGPVKEVKERLLAAYHFGPQAPASRPLVVERLE; encoded by the coding sequence GTGAGACCCTACGAGCTCATCAAGGCGAAGCGGGATGGGAAGAAGCTGGCGCCCGAGGACATCCGGGCGTTCATCGAGGCGTACACCTCGGGGGCGGTGCCGGACTACCAGATGTCCGCCCTGTGCATGGCGGTGTTCTTCCGGGGGCTGGACGCGGTGGAGCTGGGCGCCTGGGCGAGGGCGATGCTCGAGTCCGGCGAGGTGGTGGACCTGTCGGACACACCGGGCGTGAAGGTGGACAAGCACTCCACGGGCGGGGTGGGGGACAAGGTGTCCCTGAGCCTGGCGCCGCTGGCGGCGGCCTGCGGGGTGCCGGTGCCGATGATCTCGGGCCGGGGCCTGGGGCACACCGGAGGGACGGTGGACAAGCTGGAGTCCATCCCTGGCTTCCGGATGGACGTGCCGGTGTCCGAGTACCGCCGGTTGGTGCGCGAGGTGGGGTGCTGCCTCATCAGCCAGACGGCCTCCATCGCCCCGGCGGACAAGAAGCTCTACGCGCTGCGGGACGTGACGGCCACGGTGGACTGCATTCCGCTCATCGCCAGCTCCATCATGAGCAAGAAGCTGGCGGAGGGCATCGACGCGCTGGTGCTGGACGTGAAGGTGGGCAGCGGGGCCTTCATGAAGAAGGTGGAGGACGCGCGCACGCTGGCCCGGACGATGATTGGCATTGGCGCGGAGATGGGCCGCAAGGTGACGGCGCTGCTCACGGACATGGATCAGCCGCTGGGCCGCGCGGTGGGCAACGCGCTGGAGGTGGTGGAGGCCGTGGAGATGCTGCGCGGCCGGGCGCCGGAGGACTACACGGAGGTGACGCTGGCGCTCACCGCGGAGATGCTGGTGCTGGGGCGCAAGGCGGCCTCCGTCGACGAGGCGCGTCAAAAGCTGGCGCGGGCCATCCAGGACGGGAGCGCGGTGCGCAAGTTCAAGGAGATCGTCCAGGCGCAGGGGGGAGACCCTCGGGCCATCGACGACTACGGACTCTTGCCGCGGGCGCGCTCCACGGTGGATGTGCTGGCGTCGCAGGGGGGCTTCGTCACGGCCATCGACACGGAGGCGGTGGGCATGGCGGCGGTGGTGCTCGGCGCGGGGCGCCAGCGGGTGGACAGCATCATCGACCCGGCCGTGGGCTTCACCCTGCTGCGCAAGGTGGGCGAGCCCGTGAAGGCGGGGGAGCCGATCGTCCGCATCCACTTCAGCGAGGAGGGACCGGTGAAGGAGGTGAAGGAGCGACTGCTCGCGGCCTATCACTTCGGGCCCCAGGCCCCCGCGTCCCGGCCGCTGGTGGTGGAGCGGTTGGAGTAG
- a CDS encoding purine-nucleoside phosphorylase — protein MGLYEQVQETVGAIRARAGSIAPKVGIILGSGLGGFADGLEDKVVLPYADLPHFPHSSVPGHAGRLVLGRVRGEPVVAMQGRVHAYEGYTPAQVAFPARVLCALGIHTLVVTNAAGGVNLDFRPGDLMVITDHLNLSGYNPLTGPNDDRLGPRFPDMTTAYPAVLQAQLRESGRRVGVELKRGVYAILAGPAYETPAEIRMLRHLGADAVGMSTVPEVIAANHMGVRVAGVSCITNLAAGIGGKPLTHEEVAETAHRVKDLFTRLLEDFLPTVARAGASKA, from the coding sequence ATGGGGCTCTACGAACAGGTGCAGGAGACGGTAGGGGCCATCCGAGCGCGGGCCGGGAGCATCGCGCCCAAGGTGGGCATCATCCTCGGCAGCGGGCTGGGCGGCTTCGCCGACGGTCTCGAGGACAAGGTGGTCCTCCCCTACGCGGACCTGCCGCACTTCCCCCACTCGTCGGTGCCGGGCCACGCGGGCCGGCTCGTGCTGGGCCGCGTGCGCGGTGAGCCGGTGGTCGCCATGCAGGGCCGCGTGCACGCCTACGAGGGCTACACCCCGGCCCAGGTCGCCTTCCCCGCGCGGGTGCTGTGCGCGCTCGGCATCCACACGCTGGTGGTGACCAACGCCGCGGGTGGGGTGAACCTGGACTTCAGGCCGGGTGACCTGATGGTCATCACCGACCACCTCAACCTGTCGGGATACAACCCGCTGACCGGGCCCAATGACGATCGGCTCGGGCCCCGCTTCCCGGATATGACCACGGCCTACCCGGCGGTCCTCCAGGCCCAGCTGAGGGAGTCGGGGCGGCGCGTGGGCGTGGAGCTCAAGCGGGGGGTCTACGCCATCCTCGCCGGCCCGGCCTACGAGACGCCGGCCGAGATCCGCATGCTGCGCCACCTGGGCGCGGACGCGGTGGGCATGAGTACCGTGCCCGAGGTCATCGCCGCCAACCACATGGGAGTGCGCGTGGCGGGCGTGAGCTGCATCACCAACCTGGCGGCGGGCATCGGCGGGAAGCCCCTGACGCACGAGGAAGTGGCCGAGACGGCCCACCGGGTGAAGGATCTCTTCACCCGACTCCTCGAGGATTTCCTTCCCACGGTGGCCCGAGCGGGAGCGAGCAAGGCATGA
- a CDS encoding PilZ domain-containing protein has product MNEQSNDRIRVSDDERRESPRVSMRFLVRRADTADMFESREGNLSLGGFAWFGAALPVGSKVEVRFTLPGSIDEFLLRGEVLNVGHGSKGSSAHARFLELPVEAEMRIARYLDDLELAESNPRGGA; this is encoded by the coding sequence ATGAACGAGCAGTCCAATGACAGAATCCGGGTGTCGGATGACGAGCGGCGGGAATCTCCCCGTGTGTCGATGCGCTTCCTCGTGAGGCGGGCGGACACCGCGGACATGTTCGAGTCCCGGGAGGGCAACCTGTCGCTCGGGGGCTTCGCCTGGTTCGGAGCGGCCCTGCCGGTGGGCTCGAAGGTGGAGGTCCGCTTCACGCTGCCCGGCTCCATCGACGAGTTCCTCCTCCGGGGCGAGGTGCTGAACGTGGGGCATGGCTCGAAGGGCTCGTCCGCGCACGCGCGCTTCCTGGAGCTGCCGGTGGAGGCGGAGATGCGCATTGCCCGCTATCTCGATGACCTCGAGCTGGCGGAGTCCAATCCACGAGGTGGCGCATGA
- a CDS encoding cytidine deaminase has product MSAEIPWEQLFEAATKVRERAHAPYSRFPVGAAVLYADGSVVTGCNVENSSYGLSVCAERGALAAGVAQGRSRPVAIAIVVDTPTPCPPCGMCRQVMLEFAPKELPVRSRNLKGDEARYSLGELLPHAFTSDFL; this is encoded by the coding sequence ATGAGCGCGGAGATTCCCTGGGAGCAGCTGTTCGAGGCGGCGACGAAGGTTCGCGAGCGCGCGCACGCGCCGTACTCCCGGTTTCCGGTGGGGGCGGCGGTTCTCTACGCGGACGGCTCGGTGGTGACGGGCTGCAACGTGGAGAACTCTTCCTATGGGCTCTCCGTGTGCGCCGAGCGTGGCGCGTTGGCGGCCGGAGTGGCGCAGGGGCGCAGCCGGCCGGTGGCGATAGCCATCGTGGTGGACACGCCCACCCCGTGCCCCCCGTGTGGCATGTGCCGGCAGGTGATGCTGGAGTTCGCCCCGAAGGAGCTGCCGGTGCGCAGCCGCAACCTCAAGGGAGACGAGGCGCGCTACTCGCTGGGCGAGCTGCTGCCGCACGCCTTCACGAGCGACTTCCTCTGA
- a CDS encoding aldo/keto reductase — protein sequence MDSSRREFLQLAGIAALAAGAGVAGEAEADQGSAAPAPDAIPMRPFGKTGVKVSALGIGGFHIGAPKDEQVGIRIIQEALDAGINFLDNAWDYNKGRSEEIMGKALQGGRRDKAFLMTKVCTHGRGKDVAMKQLEDSLRRLQTDHLDLWQIHEVVYANDPELHFKKGGVVEALELAKKQGKVRFVGFTGHKHPDLHLEMLRHGFPFDAVQMPLNVFDGTFRSFEQRVLPEVLRRKMAPLGMKSLSGNAEPVKKGVVTPQEAIRYAMSLPVAVTISGIDSPEVLQQNLAIARGFKPMTKEEMAALRNRVAPLAADGRFELFKTSMQFDGNEGREQHGFPPQGQLG from the coding sequence ATGGATTCGTCGCGCAGGGAGTTCTTGCAGCTGGCCGGTATCGCGGCGCTCGCCGCGGGAGCCGGAGTCGCGGGAGAGGCCGAGGCCGACCAGGGCAGCGCCGCCCCGGCGCCGGATGCCATCCCCATGCGGCCGTTCGGAAAGACGGGCGTGAAGGTCTCGGCGCTCGGCATCGGCGGCTTTCACATCGGCGCACCGAAGGATGAGCAGGTCGGCATCCGCATCATCCAGGAGGCGCTCGACGCGGGCATCAACTTCCTGGACAACGCCTGGGACTACAACAAGGGCCGCTCCGAGGAGATCATGGGCAAGGCCCTCCAGGGAGGCCGGCGTGACAAGGCGTTCCTGATGACCAAGGTCTGCACGCATGGCCGTGGCAAGGACGTGGCCATGAAGCAGCTGGAGGACTCGCTGCGGCGGCTCCAGACGGACCACCTGGACCTCTGGCAGATCCACGAGGTCGTCTACGCCAACGACCCGGAGCTCCACTTCAAGAAGGGCGGAGTGGTGGAGGCGCTGGAGCTGGCGAAGAAGCAGGGCAAGGTCCGCTTCGTGGGCTTCACCGGGCACAAGCACCCGGATCTGCACCTCGAGATGCTCCGGCACGGCTTCCCGTTCGACGCGGTGCAGATGCCGCTCAACGTGTTCGACGGCACCTTCCGCAGCTTCGAGCAGCGCGTCCTCCCCGAGGTCCTCCGGCGGAAGATGGCCCCTCTCGGAATGAAGAGCCTGAGCGGCAACGCCGAGCCGGTGAAGAAGGGCGTGGTGACCCCCCAGGAGGCCATCCGCTACGCGATGAGCCTGCCGGTGGCCGTCACCATCAGCGGAATCGACTCGCCCGAGGTGCTCCAGCAGAACCTGGCCATCGCGCGCGGCTTCAAGCCGATGACGAAGGAGGAGATGGCGGCCCTGCGCAACCGGGTGGCGCCACTGGCCGCCGACGGGCGCTTCGAGCTGTTCAAGACGTCGATGCAGTTCGACGGGAACGAGGGGCGGGAGCAGCACGGCTTCCCGCCCCAGGGTCAGCTGGGGTAG
- a CDS encoding carbohydrate-binding module family 20 domain-containing protein produces the protein MKRLIPCLVTVACTAVLTEAAPVQAATQQAQASSAILVQGFHWNSASATSPNWYGVLSSKASDLGAMGFTHVWFPPPSDSAAKEGYLPRQLNVLNSSYGSETDLKNAITAFNNSGVKVVADVVINHRVGTANWADFTNPSWGSYAVTSNDEWGQGTGAVDSGDGYGAARDLDHSNSVVQGDLKNWLSSRLKGVGFSGIRYDYSKGYAPGYAKLYHDAMAPDFCVGEVWTDLNYSNVDAHRQLLINYIDGTGGTCGVFDFTTKGLLNQALTYNEYGRLKDGTSKPAGGIGWWAQKMVTFVDNHDTGPSENCNVGQRHWPVPCDKVMQGYAYVLTHPGIPAVYYPHIYDWNLKAAIKALMDVRKAQGITSTSTVAIQRAENGLYAAIINGNTAMKIGGTDWNPGTGWTLAASGSGYAVWTKGGTGGGTCTTVSVSFSIANANTTFGQDLYVVGNQTVLGNWTPASGFKLTIQGTGANATWSGTAQLPPSTATQYKYVKWNGSTAAWESNQTTTSGNREFTTPACGSTATRNDGNFKL, from the coding sequence ATGAAGAGACTGATACCCTGTCTTGTCACGGTGGCGTGTACCGCGGTGCTCACGGAGGCGGCGCCGGTCCAGGCCGCCACGCAGCAAGCCCAGGCCAGCAGCGCCATCCTCGTGCAGGGCTTCCACTGGAACTCCGCCAGCGCCACGAGCCCGAACTGGTACGGCGTCCTTTCCAGCAAGGCGTCGGACCTGGGAGCCATGGGGTTCACGCACGTGTGGTTCCCGCCGCCGAGCGACTCGGCGGCCAAGGAAGGCTATCTGCCCCGGCAGCTCAACGTCCTCAATTCGAGCTATGGCAGCGAGACCGACCTGAAGAACGCCATCACCGCCTTCAACAACAGCGGGGTGAAGGTCGTGGCGGACGTCGTCATCAACCACCGGGTAGGCACCGCCAACTGGGCCGACTTCACCAACCCCAGCTGGGGCAGCTACGCGGTGACGTCCAACGATGAGTGGGGCCAGGGCACGGGGGCCGTGGACTCGGGCGATGGCTACGGCGCCGCGCGCGACCTGGACCACAGCAACTCGGTGGTGCAGGGAGACCTCAAGAACTGGCTGAGCAGCCGGCTCAAGGGTGTGGGCTTCAGCGGCATCCGCTACGACTATTCCAAGGGCTACGCCCCGGGCTACGCGAAGCTCTACCACGACGCCATGGCGCCGGACTTCTGCGTGGGCGAGGTGTGGACCGACCTCAACTACAGCAACGTGGATGCTCACCGGCAGCTGTTGATCAACTACATCGACGGGACGGGCGGGACGTGCGGCGTGTTCGACTTCACGACGAAGGGCCTGCTCAACCAGGCGCTGACCTACAACGAGTACGGACGGCTGAAGGACGGCACGAGCAAGCCGGCGGGTGGCATCGGCTGGTGGGCGCAGAAGATGGTGACGTTCGTGGACAACCACGACACGGGCCCGAGCGAGAACTGCAACGTCGGGCAGCGCCACTGGCCCGTGCCCTGCGACAAGGTGATGCAGGGCTATGCCTACGTGCTCACCCACCCCGGCATCCCCGCAGTGTACTACCCGCACATCTATGACTGGAACCTCAAGGCGGCCATCAAGGCGCTGATGGACGTGCGCAAGGCGCAGGGCATCACCTCGACGTCGACGGTGGCCATCCAGCGGGCCGAGAACGGCCTGTACGCGGCCATCATCAATGGCAACACGGCGATGAAGATCGGCGGCACGGACTGGAATCCGGGCACCGGCTGGACGCTCGCCGCGTCCGGAAGCGGCTACGCGGTGTGGACGAAGGGGGGCACCGGCGGTGGGACGTGCACCACGGTGTCGGTGTCCTTCAGCATCGCCAACGCCAACACCACCTTCGGGCAGGATCTCTACGTGGTGGGCAACCAGACCGTGCTGGGCAACTGGACCCCGGCCAGTGGCTTCAAGCTGACCATCCAGGGCACCGGCGCCAACGCCACCTGGAGCGGCACGGCGCAGCTGCCGCCCTCCACCGCCACCCAGTACAAGTACGTGAAGTGGAATGGTTCCACGGCGGCCTGGGAGAGCAACCAGACCACCACCAGTGGCAACCGCGAGTTCACCACTCCGGCCTGTGGCAGCACCGCCACGCGCAACGACGGCAACTTCAAGCTCTGA